The DNA segment TCAGCTGGATGAAAAGCTCGGACAGCTTTGTCACAAACCACACGAGAAACTCTTCGACCATCCCAGGAACATCGATCAACATGACTCGTCCCTTCACCTTATGCGCGCAAAACAGCCGGACTCGCGATCGCGCACCCCGCGCAACGAACTGTTCCGGCGGTGCAAGGCAGGAGTCTACCCGCACGTTCGCTTTCTGTCAAGAATCCGGACCCCTTGCGGGCCGGAACCCTCCCGTCTACAGCCGCGCCAGCGCCTTCTTGCCGATGTCGTTGCGGTAATGCGCATCATCGAAGCTGACCTTGCGCACGGCGGCATAGGCCCTGTCGATGGCACGCGGTATGTCGGGCGCGCACGCGGTAACGTTCAACACGCGGCCGCCGCTGGTCAGGAGACGGCCACCATCCCGCCGCGTACCCGCATGAAAGACAATGACGCCGGGGTCCGTTTCCGCCGCTTCGATACCGCGGATTTCCTTACCTTTTTCGTAAGGCCCGGGATACCCGCCGCTGGCCATCACGACGGTCACGCAGGCGCTGTCGTCGTATTCCAGCCGTTCCCGGTCAAGCGTGCCCTCGCAGCATGCCATCAGTACCGGCACGATATCGTTGCGCATGCGCGGCAACACTACCTGCGTCTCGGGGTCACCAAAGCGCACATTGAACTCAATTACCTTCGGGCCCTGTTCGGTAATCATCAGGCCGGCATACAGAATGCCCTTGTATGGCGAGCCCTCCAGAGTCATGCCTGCCACGGCGGGCCGCAGCACCCGGTCCTCGATCTCGCGCATCACCACCGGCGTAACCACCGGCGCGGGCGAATAGGCGCCCATGCCGCCCGTGTTGGGACCGCTGTCATTGTCGCCCACCCGCTTGTGGTCCTGACTTGACGCCATCGGCACGACGGTCTGCCCGTCGCAGAAAGCCAGTATGGAGGCCTCCTCGCCAACGAGGCATTCTTCTATGACGACCTTGGCGCCCGCATCGCCGAAGACCCGGTCGACCATGATCTCACGAATCGCCGCAACGGCGGAGCCCGCGTCAGGACACACCGTCACCCCCTTGCCCGCCGCCAGGCCGTCCGCCTTCACGACAATCGGCATTTCCCTTTCATGAACGAACTCGACCGCGACACCCGGGTCCGTGAATTCCGCATAAGCCGCCGTGGGAATCTTGTGCCGCGCCATGAACGCCTTCGCAAAGGCTTTGCTCGCTTCAAGCTGCGCCGCGGCAGCCGACGGACCGAAAACGGTTAGGCCGCGCGCCGCCATGCAGTCGCTGATACCCGCGGCAAGTGGCGCCTCGGGCCCCACCACGACCAACCCCACGCCGCGCGCC comes from the Candidatus Hydrogenedentota bacterium genome and includes:
- the purD gene encoding phosphoribosylamine--glycine ligase, giving the protein MKVLIIGSGGREHAIAWKIAQSPEVDTVYCAPGSPGVDSLGKGQSVALGVDDFAALTDFAAARGVGLVVVGPEAPLAAGISDCMAARGLTVFGPSAAAAQLEASKAFAKAFMARHKIPTAAYAEFTDPGVAVEFVHEREMPIVVKADGLAAGKGVTVCPDAGSAVAAIREIMVDRVFGDAGAKVVIEECLVGEEASILAFCDGQTVVPMASSQDHKRVGDNDSGPNTGGMGAYSPAPVVTPVVMREIEDRVLRPAVAGMTLEGSPYKGILYAGLMITEQGPKVIEFNVRFGDPETQVVLPRMRNDIVPVLMACCEGTLDRERLEYDDSACVTVVMASGGYPGPYEKGKEIRGIEAAETDPGVIVFHAGTRRDGGRLLTSGGRVLNVTACAPDIPRAIDRAYAAVRKVSFDDAHYRNDIGKKALARL